The following DNA comes from Silurus meridionalis isolate SWU-2019-XX chromosome 14, ASM1480568v1, whole genome shotgun sequence.
ATATAAGTTTGAATGtatgcaaaataaatgttatcatGGAAGTATTTCCTGGCCAATGCAAGGTGGCATAAGCATAATATGtaagtattaaaaaagtataaaagtaagtataaaaaactatttaatgaatatattaaaacattttgtattattataaaacaaaaaagattagTTTGTATTACTAATAACCCCCTATCTGGTATCTATATTATCATTGCTGTCAAGTCCACTGGATTGTACACATTAGCCAGCTGAACATGATTAAGTTATCAGTAAGACTCAGGAGTAATTGTTAtatgttattaaatatttattaggtAATGTTACAGTAAATGTGGTATTGATGGTGCAGTTGTTTTACCTTCCAGTTTGTGATCTTCcaacagctcctcatatgccacTGTAGAGAATATAAACACTTAGCATATAATACTGAAATGTCATCAAAACGCAACCTTTTTGTATGCAATGGATTTCTTCACACCTTTGCAAAAAGGGGGTGGGCTGTTCCACTGAGAGGGGTGTCCTGGGACACAATTGATGATGACCTCTCCAATCAGCTCATAGCCTTCGTAACAGAAAAAGCGCAGCGTCTCCCCTGCCTGGTAACTATGTTTATATAGAGTTTGGTAACCGTTGTCTGGCACACCAGGATTTGGGCATGGATCATATTTCACTGTGAGACAAAGGTAGAATAAAATATGCTATTATCGCTCttagaatgttttttaattaggTAAAAGTAagtcaaaaatgaaaaaacagtgATCATTTCACAGATAGAAACACtaagaaatacacacaaaaatgaaaacaaacactTACAGACACATTTGGGGCTACGGTCACTCCATTTTGGCATGCCAGTATCTCTGCCATGGCAGGAGATCTGGCTAGGGCCCTCCAGCTGGTAACCTTGATTACAGGTAAAACGCACCACTGTTCCCACGGCAAAGCCTAACTCAGGGTGCACTGACCGAGCTCCATTTACAACCTCTCCTGGGTCAGGACACTGCTGGACTACAAGGAAAACAAAGCCAGTTAGAACATGCAGCTATGCTAtatagacataaaaaaatatcccaatcatttattattaaaaaaatacccaAGTATGCAAATATGCCACAAGATTATCCAAACTATCCttgattttaattttcattGACCTCTCAATAGCCTTTAGCATGGTCATTCACATTCTTGTCCATTATCATGATCCATAGTCCAGTTTGGTGGTGGTTAAATTCCTGATGAATACTGCTTACAGGTGACATagtggggatccacatctgctcTCTGCAGAAGCTCCACTGATGTACCACATGGTTCAGTGTCCACATTTCACATATAATCAGCATCATTTCTTTCCTCTAACACATGTATTTGCTTGGTTATAAGCAGCTCTGGCAGACATCTCGTCATGGATAATAGTTCATCACCAGAGACTAAATCAAAGTAAGACGGAGCTGTATATCCCCAGAGTTCAATTATCCAAACCTTGTGATCTTCTTGGAAAAATTTCAGATTATACCATCTAGCAATTCAAGTAACCATGTTTTGTTAAAcaattgtttctttctttataataaaaaagaacctGGACAGTTCTCTCAAAAGAGAGCCACACAATTGTGGTTCAATTGTCTTCTTCCCCTGTGTGAAACCAAACTCCAAAAACTCATCCAAAATGTAACTACATGATTGTTTTTAATCTTACCAGCCACTCCATTGGTTTAATGCAGTTTCTCACATCGctcttatatacatatatccaagatttttatttttaacataaattagccgcacctgtctataagcctataaacctgtctacactgaaactaatgaactttacacagcctttaatgaaagacactaaatgcaatatgttgcgcttctattaggagcatagcggtattttgggaacagcatgtcactgcattcttccggtattattgcgtgtgtgtgtgcgtgtgagactgaggattatgtccttattattttctgaagctcatttctaagtttctttgactaacccataacgctgttgccaagaaaaataaaaaaagcacgagttttggaaacctgtctgtgcttatatgatttctgttgcaactggagttttagcaagctctcccttcacccagactcaacacgttacaacggcttgtatctaaacagtagccgaccaagtaagtcattgttcactgtcttcctccttccttttacaactacagtggtaccttgacctacgagtgcattaatgtacgagttttccgaggtatgAGCgttcactcggtcgatttttttgcttagttacgcgagcaaaaaattgaggtacgagctcgagacaccgctgctagatggcgaagcaaAGCCAgaaagattgtgacgaaaattaagataagcaaagaagaaaaagttaaaatttcaaagtttagggatacgtagtgtacaggagtgatagtaaaaaacgagttttccctccgcctccgcttatcgacTCTaccccacctccacacacacaaacacaaacacacacacacacacacacacacacacacacacacacacacacacacacaccggtgtTTTTGTTAGCtaaagtcgtctcatctccaaggaaaatagtAGTGGAAAAAACTCAAGTGGCCTGCACTGAGCCCTGACGTTAacccctactaaacacctttgggatgcatTACAAAGCAATTTGTGGCCCAGGCCTCCTACCTGATATCAGACTGAACTCACTaatgaaggagcacaaatccaATAgccacactttaaaatctagtgaaaagccttcccagaagagtataGCTTGTTACAATTGCCTGACATAGTATCAAcaacaactgtttttttttaaaccatgtttTTTAGATACATTAAACAACACAAATCTAAATGTATTAAAGAGTCATTTGACTTACTTTTCACACAGGTGGGTGGGCTGTTGCTCCAGGACAAATCCCACTGGCAGGTGATGATGTCAGAACCCACAATGTCATAGCCAGGTTGACACTGATAGGTTATTACACTGCCCCTTACAAGTGAGACATGGGAAGAGCTACTCCAGCCAAATTCAATTGGTGGTAGAGTGGGGCATGTGTCATTTGGCTCCACCTCTGGAGAAGATCAAGTAAAGGGTCACTCCAATAAAGTACTGATCATAGAATGAAATGGAAGATTAATATGATGaatgttaatttatatttattaatatgatgaATGTAATTCTACCTCGATAGTGAATCAAGAACCCTTGGCTAAGGATGAAGGTTGAGTCATCTGGGTCACTCTGAAACTGAATAGTGACCTCTGAGCCACCGGACACGACCCGGAACCTTTCCCGTGACCCCAAATACTGACCAATGACATGGGACATAAGGTCATGCCCATCGAATATCGTGAGAATGTCATTGTGACGAATGTTCAGACTTTTTTGAAGAAAGGGGGAGACAAAGAAACACTAGTCAATTGAGGTAGGACAGTGGTTGCACTGGAATTTAAATGGATGGCCAGAATTGCATGTAAACCCCGAtacctatacacacacttacatctGCACATCCAGCTCAATCCGCTTGTCCTCGCTGACGTGGATCTGCCACACACAATCCTGCCCTTTGGAGTAGCTCTGTGGCCAATCAGGAGACAGCACGGTTCCTGATGCATCTGTTAGCTCCCCACCACATAGAGCTGAAAATGGAATAGAGACATGTGTGAAAGCACTGAACTGCAAGGGTACAGGTAGTATGGTGGAACACAAAACTTGGATCAAAGACAAGCTACAATTAATATCAAAGACATCAAACTGCACTTTAGGAAAGTATGTATACTTATGCAATATACGCATACCAACATTAATGGCAAAGGTTGCTATCGAttcatgctttcttttttttatatctattatttctttcttatttctttcctttttttactaACACCTTAGCAACCACTTGGAAAACCATAGCAACTTACGAACAACACCTCCAATAACCTCCTGGAACACCATAGCAACCACCTGGCAAAGCCCACATGGAATACCACAGAAACAGCCTAGCAACATGTTAACAACCACCTCAGAATAGCAACCACCTTGAACTCAATCTATTCTGcgctttattattttctttcttatttctttcttatttaacattatttgttttaaacctTTTTCCAGTTCTTTAAATGCATATTCAATCGAATATGCAAGAGAGGTTTATGTTCAACAGATATTTCAACTTCAATGCATACTACATGAGATGTCCCTAATGTATACAACATGTTTCCTAAATACATGTCATCTGCTTTATTAAATAGGTTCATCTGTTTGTTGTTGGGTTATACCTTTGCACACAGGTTCACTCTCATTCCAGTGAGGGTCACTTGGGTCGACACACTCCATAACCCCTGATCCTTGCTCCATGACAAATCCAGGAGAGCAGGAGAAGGTTACCGTAGTGCCGATGGGGAAGGTGATGTCGCTGCTGCTAAAATTCCCATGAGGGACATAGGGTTCATAACAGTGCTCGCCATCAAAAGCTGTGGAGATACAACAGCAATAGTAAGAAATATCAAACATGAAAAACTATATCTTTAAATACACACAGGTACTTTATATACCTTTTCACTATCTGACCTGAAAATGTACTTGGAACTTTGGAGAAACATGAAACGGTTCATAAGAGGTGAGAAAGACAATTCTTTTTATAAACCAACATTTGCTATGacaaggtctctctctctctctcttgctctctctcacgctttctttctctatttctcaccCTCATAGCGAAGTGCCATCAGCAGAGGGATGGAGGAAGAGTCAGCTGTTAGCTCCAGATACAGAGATGATCCTTCGCTCACTATCCCACGCTCCGGAACATCATCCAGATCCGAGTCAAAAAGAAGAGGCGTGTTGGAATTATTTCCACTGCGGACAATCAGTCTAAAAGGAAAACAGGTACATAAACAGTGTATTACTGGGAAAATGGCAAGATATTATAGACAATGTGttagagaaggagaaaataaaCAAGCTGCATGAATAGGATTATAATAAATTTTCTGAACCAACAGAATTTGCAAATAATGTTGTTTTCCTGATAAGAACAAGGCTGCCAGGTCtccatgcaaaaacaaatatttcccCGAAGCAGTCTGCTGGTATCAGTTCTTTTTTAAACTATATATCTTTTTACTATcacttattaaaatgtttactttttaaaacttgttacttcagttttaatctatttggtgatatgatcaatatttttatttctcattccGCACCATTTTTACCCTATCAACCCCTTTCTTGTCATTGTACAgcttttttaatgtcatttcctgactatcacacaccacagatgtatgCTAGTTTTCGTAGCTAACAACAAACAAGGctgaaggcaacaagaagtatggggtgaACATGGATGaaacagagggagacagtgttgtaaacatgactgatcaCTGACTGATCATTAAAACTGATGacatttctgatcatcatcatcatcttttctctgcttgtgttctatatgctggatgttcagcctggatacatttaggcacattattacattaggcagaaaaaataaaaaatattttgtataaattagggctgtcaaaatgtaaGCATTAATAACGCATTAACGCAAATTCGTATTAATAGAACTAATTTTACTAACGCCCGATTAATGCATTACTGtgtaaccattttttttaaaaaaaaataataaataaatataaaagaggtgaaattaaaaccctcaacgcaacacacattattcacgacatcctttctttactcagatatttaaaaaaaaaagagtatccACCGAATGTAAcaaattcaaacattttaatcattaaacattgCCTTCCCAGACAATTTCAGCATAGACCTCTCATCAGACACACTTAATGCGAACTTAGGGAAAGCAACTGGAACCGAAACATAATTCTTAAAGGATCCACCTACCATatttaattaacaattaaaaccccaaaaaaatgaaaaaagattatAGAAACATGACATCTCAAAAACAATTAAtagtaaaagaataaaattatttaataaatataaaatagtttcTAACAAAGGgagagattttgagtgaaattaATAAACATCTGTTACAATTAGTTAGtgttaaaaacttgaaaagtatcaatttaaggtacattagAACAGAAAAATTGTGCGATTGATTTtcgattaatcacaagttatatcatgacaatcatgcgattcgtcttctcttcttcttttggcttctctcattaggagtcgccacaacggattatccgtctccataccccctgtcctctacatctgcctctttcaaaccaactcaTCTGATTAACacagattaaatattttattcgatTGACAGCTAtagtattaatatattcatataatgtGAGGTGCAGTTgtcagtgtgacactaaaatcGGTGGCTACTTGGtggctacttttttacttaagtacatgtcagagcccaaacgtcATTACTTTAACTTGAATAAAAAGAGTAGTCAGTATTTCAACTTTTACAGTCTTTTAAAAACGTAAGTATCTGTACTACTTTTGccatttctgtctctcttacatAAGCTCTCCTTTTAGAGCCAGAAAGGTCAAATGTGGACttatctgtccacagaactttcttctagACAAtgactgtccaattcttgtgtttttacCTTTACCTAATTtgttgaaatttaaaaaaaggaactgGCATGTAGCTTAAAACTAATAAAAGGCTCTTATATAAAGATTATTTGAGCTTAGCTATTTCAGATCCATAACTCATGAGAAAATGATCAGACCTTGTAACACTGCTTACAACTAATAGAACTTCACAATGGATTGATTTGTTCGATTTTCTAAGTGAATTTCCAGtttcttttgtgtttgcttGTTATGCTTTAACTGTCCATTTCAATTATCTGCCATTCATGAGTTTTCCTAATGTAGACACTCTACTCTTAGAAAAGACATACTAAAGTTCACTTGTCACTacatattttttgcttttaattacaTGGTAATGTCAATGTGGTCTATCCTTAAAATTCATTAGAGGAATATACTTGGATGTTCCATTATTTGTACATATCCTGTGGAACAAAATGTACTTGTATGTTCTCCCCAATGGGGCTAACAAAAAACCTCATTAGCATACTGCAGTTCTTATATTGCTTTAGGGCTGGAGCATATTTATGACTTACTTATCGTTGTCTTCATCCAAAGCCATCCTTTCAAAATGGAGGTGTAGTCTGTGGCCCTCTTTAGCTTCAAGCAACCAATGGCAGCTCAGGTTGCTATTGCTAAGGTTACTGCTTGAGGGAACGGTGGGAGAGAGGATACGGCCTACTGTAGCATTTCTGATCCATCCTCCACAAGACACAGCtttacataacacacacacacacacacacacacacacacacacacacacaatgacacaaaTACATGTTTAGCTAGGTTAGTGAGAACAGAAGAACATAAGATGGACAGCTATAACGTTATAATCAATGATTTTTAAAGTTTAACTGGTTTTAAAGCCTATAGATCTATACTATACAAATAGCCCCTTATTTTAGGGCAACATTCATAGCCATGCCTCCAAGACACAGGGAAGCCTAAATGCTAGTTTAAAAGGGAGAGCTGTCTGAATGTATGGGcaacatcatttaaaaagtaaaaaatgtaacctCTCCTCACCCATACACTGAGGCTCAGAAGTGCTCCAGTGTGGTCGGGTGGAGTTCAGACAGGTGGCGACTTCATGTCCTCTGACCTGAAAGCTGGGGTCACAGTGAAAGTGAGCCTGACCTCCAGGGTGAATGTCAGTCACAGTGACCCCACCTCCGTCAGGAGAGAGGGGGAATGGGCAGGAGAGGAGGAACGCTGAAagcaagtaaataaacaaaacagagatTTGTCAATCATCAGTCATTAATCTAGTGAATAATTAGTAATGCAGTCCATTTCAAAATAGCTACCTTGGTAATGAAGAGTAAAAATGCCATGATTGCTCTGCTTCAGGCTTCGGTAATGAATCTGAACCTGATTTGTTGTGCTGCGTATCACCTGACCTTCAGTGATCATTGTCTCATTGGCTAAAAGTTCAGGTACTGAACCGTCCAGTCCCAGAATAGTCAGAGATTCCTCCTTAGACAAGTTGACCTTCTTCACCTGAAGCACCATTAAAGACAATATTTAAACTGAATTCTTTTTATGTCACCTCTGTAATGACCAGACAGTACTTATGTAACCAGTGGCAGCTGTGGGGAGAAATGTATACCTGTATTTCCACCCCATATCCAGGATATACAGTTATGCTGTAGGTGCATTCCAGTGGAGAAAATGGAATTGATGATGAGAGCTGGTCTGGAGACTCCACTATCCCCTCCATACCTGTCAGGCTAgcattacactgcactatagggataagtagaaaaaaaagaaggagaaatgtaTCAGTTTCAGTGTTGCAtctgggtttttatttatttagctcaCTGTCAAAATGATGACCTAATTATATTATACTGAATTTATAGTTGTTACAGTTCCTAATAAAAGATTTTCTTAAATCCGTAGAAACTGTATCAGAGTAATAAATATCTGAAATATGGGAAACAGTCAGATTTTTAATGAGGGTTTCATCAAAGTCCAGGTTCTTTTAAACGAATAACATATACGACAGTTGTCGCATCAAAGAAGAAGCAGTACTTAGATAACTTATTTTTCTTATGTTTTGCTAAAGTTGAGCAGATGTTAATGATGCTGATATCTGCTCATTGGCAGTTGACCAAAATCATAAAGTGCTGATCAGCAGGTCTTGCAGTTTGTTACAGAGATTTTTCTAATctgtcaaaaacatttttctcaaaTAAGAAATTCACAAACCGGTTCTACATGTAATTTTCATCTGCAATATAAAGGCTGTCAAACTGTCAGCTGTCAAAATTACAAACTTTAATGAAAAATACCTCATTATTTGAGATTTTCCATTAACATAAAacaaagttatatatatatataaatgcacttGTAGTCATTTTTAATTAACGTTTTAAATAATACCTGGTGTGTGGACTGTTGttattgtggtggtggtgattaaAGTGGTTGTGGTCTCCTCTTCCACTGGTGGTGATGTTACACCCCGCTTCACTCCTGGTTGGCCAGGCTGGGGAGCAGTTGAAGAGGTCATGGCTGTAGTGAGAACACCTGGTGACATTACAGTGAAGGCAGGTTCAACAGATGGGACAGCCTGGGTCGGGTTAGTGGTTGTGCCTAAGAGTTCAAAAGAAATACatgtatacaaacaaaaaacacaaacaatgtcTGCTTGAAAGTTTAAATACCACAACTGCTACTGTAATAAGGGCTTAGCTTTGGTATTTGAGAAACATGTCCTGAACTTTGCAGTTTTTTGCTTGGATTGGACACTAATTAAACTGAATCAACATAGCtggctaataaataaataaataaataaatgtaattgtaactCCGATTCTGAATATAACTCTATGTTGGtatcttggaaaaaaaaaaaataattaaggtACATGGATTATTTGCTTAATAGATTTGTCACTTTGTATCATATGTAGGTTATATaatatggaaaaaataataaacatagaaattatacattaaatataacaacaaaacatataaaacatagcaattttgtctttatttatttaaccatACTCCATGATGTGatctttttttagcattttactACCCACAAGAGGTGTTTTGTGttctctataaaataaatagggGCAATgatgtatatactgtagaaaaaaatatataatactgcAGTATAATACCAAACATTCtattatactaatatatatacattcctAGTTTGGCTTGTTTGGATTTCTGTGTCCTTCATAAGGTGAAGTCTCACCTATGTTGCCAGAAGACTGGCCAAGATACTTCTTACTCAGCAGCGCAGCATGAAGCAACTCACCCAGGGGCCGTGGATCAGAAGTCATAGTAGGAGGAGCCTCCGAATCAGGAGTGAGAAAAGCTGCACCTGAAACATCCAAGAGAACATGATGTTGTGATGGACACCATGTGAGTGGTTTAACATCAAAATTAAATGATCAAACACATCTTAGAAACCtaccaaaaatgtaaaacatacagaaaatatgcaaatatttaaaatattaatatctgTAATACCTGTAGTCAAATGAATGTGCATAAGTGTGACACACAGTGTCACAGCAAGAACTGTGGACACCATTGTAAAGTACTGGAGAAAGGAAGCTGAAAGAGAAAATCAGAAAAAACACAAGACTAAATTTCTCATTAATATTGTGTCacattttgtgtatgtgtctttTGGTGAATATTATCTTGcctattaattacatttaacaaaaaagttGTCCCAGTCTCCAATAAGCAATGTCTCCAATGAACAACCAAGGCTGTGTACAGGATTACACTAAAATATAGCACATGTTTtaccatatatatttatatgtacaacaacaaaaatgatcAACTATAAGATAGACCATCTGTCTGTTATTGTCCCATCGAGTGTAAGTCCTGTAAGTTGTGAGGTGTAGAATCTATGGATTGTACTTTTTTATCATTACATCCCATGGAATCCTAAGCACTTTGAGATCTGAAGATTTTTGAGGCCAAGTAAACAAGTAAACGTTAAGACTTTGTCATGTTTCTCATACCATTCCTGAACAATTTTTACAGTTTGGCATGCTGCACTATAGATGCACCGTGCCAAAGAGGTCCTCTTTATCCTTCTGTAGAAGTCAATGCCATTAGGAAACTCTGGTGCCTATAATGCACAATAGTGTCTACTTTGTATGCAACAATATttaggtagagtgtgtgtgtgtgtgtgtgtgtgtgtgtgtgtgtgtgtgtgtgtttgtgtcaagTAACCTCTATATGAATGTCAGGACACAAGATTTACCCACTTGAAAATGGCCAGAGTCTCCTCTGGCTTCATTTTTCCCATAGTGCATCTTGGTGCCATCTGTTCACCATGTAAGCAAAGCTCATGCACCCAGCTATCCAAATGATGTCAAAGGAAATATGATTTATCAGACCAGGCCACCTTCATCCACTACTCCATGATACAAATTAGATGCTCATGTGCCCATTGTAGAGCTTTCAGCAGTGGACTAGGGTCAACAGAAGCACTCTGCCCAGTTTGTTTAATCCCAACAAACATTCAAACACATATAAGGAGTTTTTGTATCTGCAGTGTATTATTTAGCCCattaactatttaatttttataaacagTCAATAATCCTTTAAACCACTCCTACAGATTACTAAAGTAATAAAAGCTAGGCTTAACCAGGCCAGACTACAGCCTCTATGCCAAGTGAATGCTACATCATTAAACTGTAAACACACGGAATCGTTGCTTTACGGTCGATTGTTCCTTCCAGTTAATATAATGCAGAGAAGCCGTGATTTTAATTACTCTGGCACAATATTGCGCGCCGCGGATCTCGGCGAGGACATATGGGACAGATGACACACGGCCTCCACCTTCTCTTATCTGGCATCAATGATGTCACCTCCATGCTGCGATTCACGATCAGTCGTTAGGACTCGTAATAACGACCCTCTGGCTCATGCAATCTGGCATAAAGCATTAGGAGATGCCTTATAGAAACATGGACattgagaaaatgtatat
Coding sequences within:
- the sez6l2 gene encoding seizure protein 6 homolog isoform X4, with the translated sequence MVSTVLAVTLCVTLMHIHLTTGAAFLTPDSEAPPTMTSDPRPLGVLTTAMTSSTAPQPGQPGVKRGVTSPPVEEETTTTLITTTTITTVHTPVQCNASLTGMEGIVESPDQLSSSIPFSPLECTYSITVYPGYGVEIQVKKVNLSKEESLTILGLDGSVPELLANETMITEGQVIRSTTNQVQIHYRSLKQSNHGIFTLHYQAFLLSCPFPLSPDGGGVTVTDIHPGGQAHFHCDPSFQVRGHEVATCLNSTRPHWSTSEPQCMAVSCGGWIRNATVGRILSPTVPSSSNLSNSNLSCHWLLEAKEGHRLHLHFERMALDEDNDKLIVRSGNNSNTPLLFDSDLDDVPERGIVSEGSSLYLELTADSSSIPLLMALRYEAFDGEHCYEPYVPHGNFSSSDITFPIGTTVTFSCSPGFVMEQGSGVMECVDPSDPHWNESEPVCKALCGGELTDASGTVLSPDWPQSYSKGQDCVWQIHVSEDKRIELDVQILNIRHNDILTIFDGHDLMSHVIGQYLGSRERFRVVSGGSEVTIQFQSDPDDSTFILSQGFLIHYREVEPNDTCPTLPPIEFGWSSSSHVSLVRGSVITYQCQPGYDIVGSDIITCQWDLSWSNSPPTCVKIQQCPDPGEVVNGARSVHPELGFAVGTVVRFTCNQGYQLEGPSQISCHGRDTGMPKWSDRSPKCVLKYDPCPNPGVPDNGYQTLYKHSYQAGETLRFFCYEGYELIGEVIINCVPGHPSQWNSPPPFCKVAYEELLEDHKLEVSQSLEASHQMLSENIALAIILPIILVILLIAGIYMYYTNVCRLQWKPLFWKSLSHTHSYSPITVESDFNNPLYEAGDTREYEVSI
- the sez6l2 gene encoding seizure protein 6 homolog isoform X2, coding for MVSTVLAVTLCVTLMHIHLTTGAAFLTPDSEAPPTMTSDPRPLGTTTNPTQAVPSVEPAFTVMSPGVLTTAMTSSTAPQPGQPGVKRGVTSPPVEEETTTTLITTTTITTVHTPVQCNASLTGMEGIVESPDQLSSSIPFSPLECTYSITVYPGYGVEIQVKKVNLSKEESLTILGLDGSVPELLANETMITEGQVIRSTTNQVQIHYRSLKQSNHGIFTLHYQAFLLSCPFPLSPDGGGVTVTDIHPGGQAHFHCDPSFQVRGHEVATCLNSTRPHWSTSEPQCMAVSCGGWIRNATVGRILSPTVPSSSNLSNSNLSCHWLLEAKEGHRLHLHFERMALDEDNDKLIVRSGNNSNTPLLFDSDLDDVPERGIVSEGSSLYLELTADSSSIPLLMALRYEAFDGEHCYEPYVPHGNFSSSDITFPIGTTVTFSCSPGFVMEQGSGVMECVDPSDPHWNESEPVCKALCGGELTDASGTVLSPDWPQSYSKGQDCVWQIHVSEDKRIELDVQILNIRHNDILTIFDGHDLMSHVIGQYLGSRERFRVVSGGSEVTIQFQSDPDDSTFILSQGFLIHYREVEPNDTCPTLPPIEFGWSSSSHVSLVRGSVITYQCQPGYDIVGSDIITCQWDLSWSNSPPTCVKIQQCPDPGEVVNGARSVHPELGFAVGTVVRFTCNQGYQLEGPSQISCHGRDTGMPKWSDRSPKCVLKYDPCPNPGVPDNGYQTLYKHSYQAGETLRFFCYEGYELIGEVIINCVPGHPSQWNSPPPFCKVAYEELLEDHKLEVSQSLEASHQMLSENIALAIILPIILVILLIAGIYMYYTNVCRLQWKPLFWKSLSHTHSYSPITVESDFNNPLYEAGDTREYEVSI
- the sez6l2 gene encoding seizure protein 6 homolog isoform X3 — encoded protein: MVSTVLAVTLCVTLMHIHLTTGAAFLTPDSEAPPTMTSDPRPLGELLHAALLSKKYLGQSSGNIGVLTTAMTSSTAPQPGQPGVKRGVTSPPVEEETTTTLITTTTITTVHTPVQCNASLTGMEGIVESPDQLSSSIPFSPLECTYSITVYPGYGVEIQVKKVNLSKEESLTILGLDGSVPELLANETMITEGQVIRSTTNQVQIHYRSLKQSNHGIFTLHYQAFLLSCPFPLSPDGGGVTVTDIHPGGQAHFHCDPSFQVRGHEVATCLNSTRPHWSTSEPQCMAVSCGGWIRNATVGRILSPTVPSSSNLSNSNLSCHWLLEAKEGHRLHLHFERMALDEDNDKLIVRSGNNSNTPLLFDSDLDDVPERGIVSEGSSLYLELTADSSSIPLLMALRYEAFDGEHCYEPYVPHGNFSSSDITFPIGTTVTFSCSPGFVMEQGSGVMECVDPSDPHWNESEPVCKALCGGELTDASGTVLSPDWPQSYSKGQDCVWQIHVSEDKRIELDVQILNIRHNDILTIFDGHDLMSHVIGQYLGSRERFRVVSGGSEVTIQFQSDPDDSTFILSQGFLIHYREVEPNDTCPTLPPIEFGWSSSSHVSLVRGSVITYQCQPGYDIVGSDIITCQWDLSWSNSPPTCVKIQQCPDPGEVVNGARSVHPELGFAVGTVVRFTCNQGYQLEGPSQISCHGRDTGMPKWSDRSPKCVLKYDPCPNPGVPDNGYQTLYKHSYQAGETLRFFCYEGYELIGEVIINCVPGHPSQWNSPPPFCKVAYEELLEDHKLEVSQSLEASHQMLSENIALAIILPIILVILLIAGIYMYYTNVCRLQWKPLFWKSLSHTHSYSPITVESDFNNPLYEAGDTREYEVSI
- the sez6l2 gene encoding seizure protein 6 homolog isoform X1, whose amino-acid sequence is MVSTVLAVTLCVTLMHIHLTTGAAFLTPDSEAPPTMTSDPRPLGELLHAALLSKKYLGQSSGNIGTTTNPTQAVPSVEPAFTVMSPGVLTTAMTSSTAPQPGQPGVKRGVTSPPVEEETTTTLITTTTITTVHTPVQCNASLTGMEGIVESPDQLSSSIPFSPLECTYSITVYPGYGVEIQVKKVNLSKEESLTILGLDGSVPELLANETMITEGQVIRSTTNQVQIHYRSLKQSNHGIFTLHYQAFLLSCPFPLSPDGGGVTVTDIHPGGQAHFHCDPSFQVRGHEVATCLNSTRPHWSTSEPQCMAVSCGGWIRNATVGRILSPTVPSSSNLSNSNLSCHWLLEAKEGHRLHLHFERMALDEDNDKLIVRSGNNSNTPLLFDSDLDDVPERGIVSEGSSLYLELTADSSSIPLLMALRYEAFDGEHCYEPYVPHGNFSSSDITFPIGTTVTFSCSPGFVMEQGSGVMECVDPSDPHWNESEPVCKALCGGELTDASGTVLSPDWPQSYSKGQDCVWQIHVSEDKRIELDVQILNIRHNDILTIFDGHDLMSHVIGQYLGSRERFRVVSGGSEVTIQFQSDPDDSTFILSQGFLIHYREVEPNDTCPTLPPIEFGWSSSSHVSLVRGSVITYQCQPGYDIVGSDIITCQWDLSWSNSPPTCVKIQQCPDPGEVVNGARSVHPELGFAVGTVVRFTCNQGYQLEGPSQISCHGRDTGMPKWSDRSPKCVLKYDPCPNPGVPDNGYQTLYKHSYQAGETLRFFCYEGYELIGEVIINCVPGHPSQWNSPPPFCKVAYEELLEDHKLEVSQSLEASHQMLSENIALAIILPIILVILLIAGIYMYYTNVCRLQWKPLFWKSLSHTHSYSPITVESDFNNPLYEAGDTREYEVSI